The genomic interval GGCCGATCATGGGCATGCAGGATCTTGATAAGGTCGGCCATGCCGAGCAGCTTGGCAGCGGTCCGATCCAGGACTGCATGGCTGCGCTGGCCCGCGAGCACGGCATCTGGCTAATTGGCGGCACGCTGCCCCTGGTGTCCGGCGAGCCGGGCCGCGTGCTCAACACGACACTGGTGTACGACCCGCAAGGCGCGCTCGTCACGCGCTACGACAAGATTCACCTGTTCGGCTTCAACAAGGGCGAGGAATCCTACGACGAGGCGCGCACCATCGTACCGGGTACGTCGGTCGGCGTTGTCGACGCGCCATTCGGCCGCGTCGGCCTGTCGGTGTGCTACGACCTGCGCTTCCCCGAACTCTACCGGGCAATGGGCGAGTGCGCGCTGATCGTGGTGCCCGCCGCCTTTACCCACACCACCGGCCGCGCCCACTGGGAAGTCCTGCTGCGTGCGCGCGCCATCGAGAACCAGTGCTACGTGCTGGCTGCGGCCCGGGCGGCGTGCACGCCAATGGCCGCCGCACTTTCGGGCACAGCATGCTGGTCGACCCCGGGGCGAGGTGCAGGCCGTGCTGCCGGAAGGCGAGGGCGTGGTCACGGGCCAGCTCGACGCGGCTTATCTCGCCGGCGTCCGCGAGAGCCTGCCGGCCTTGCGTCATCGGAAGATGTAAATCGGCAACGAGAGTGCGGCCTGCGGATGGCCGATTTCGCGGGCACTCCCGTGTCCGCCTTCCGGGGGCGATGCGATCCGGACGGATATGGCACAATGCCCGCATCCACACGAGACACGAACGCAAAATGACTCCATTCGAACCCAACCTTTCTTCCCTGGCCGTCGCCCGTGACGTGCTGTTGACGCCGTTCGGCCTTGACGAAGGCAAGTTGCTGCGCACGCTGGGAACGATGTTCACCCACAAGGTCGACTATGCCGACCTGTACTTCCAGTTCACCAAGAGCGAAGGCTGGAGCCTGGAAGAGGGCATCGTCAAGACCGGGAGCTTCTCGATCGACCAGGGTGTGGGCGTGCGCGCCATCTCCGGGGAGAAGACGGCATTTGCGTATTCGGACGAGATTTCCGAGATCGCCCTGCTCGACGCGGCCGCGGCCACGCGCACGATCGCGCGCGCTGGCAGCGGCCGCGTGAAGGTGGCGGCGAGCACCACGCCCACCGGCGGACGTTCGCTCTACCTGCCGAACGATCCGCTTGCCTCGCTCGACGCCACCGCCAAGGTGCGCCTGCTCGAGCGCGTGGAAAAGATAGCACGTGCCAAGGACCCGCGCGTGGTGCAGGTGATGGCGGGCCTGGCCGGCGAATACGACGTGGTGCTCGTGGTGCGCAGCGACGGCGTACTGGCGGCCGACATCCGCCCGCTGGTGCGCGTCTCGGTGACCGTCATTGCCGAACAGAACGGACGCCGCGAGACCGGTTCCTCGGGCGGCGGCGGACGCTACGACTACGGCTACTTCAGCGACGAGCTGCTCGAGCGTTATGCCGAGGAAGCCGTCAAGTCGGCCGTCGTCAATCTGGACGCCCGTCCGGCCCCGGCCGGTCCGATGACCATCGTGCTCGGACCTGGCTGGCCCGGCGTGCTGCTGCATGAAGCCGTCGGCCATGGCCTGGAGGGCGACTTCAACCGCAAGGGCTCGTCGGCCTATGCCGGCATGATCGGCCAGCGCGTCGCTGCCAAGGGCGTCACCGTGGTCGACGATGGCACCCTGCAGGACCGCCGCGGTTCGCTCAACATGGACGACGAGGGCAATCCTACCCAGTGCACGACGCTGATCGAAGACGGCATCCTGAAGGGCTATATCCAGGACACGATGAATGCGCGCCTGATGAAGATGCCGGTGACGGGCAACGCCCGCCGCGAATCGTTCGCCCACCTGCCGATGCCGCGCATGACGAATACCTACATGCTGGCCGGCGACAAGGACCCGGCGGAAATCCTGGCATCGGTGAAGAACGGGCTGTACGCGGTCAATTTCGGCGGCGGCCAGGTCGACATCACCAACGGCAAGTTCGTGTTCTCGGCCAGCGAAGCCTACATGATCGAGGACGGCAAGATCACCTATCCGGTGAAGGGCGCGACCCTGATCGGCAATGGCCCGGAGGTGATGAACCGCATCTCGATGATCGGCAACGACATGGCGCTCGACTCGGGTGTCGGCGTGTGCGGCAAGGAAGGCCAGAGCGTGCCGGTGGGCGTCGGCCAGCCGACCCTGCGTATCGATGGGGTGACGGTGGGCGGGACGGCCTGAGCTTTTGCCCTTGTCGCGTTGATGACATGCCCGGCATTGCCGGGCATTTTTTTTGCCTGTCCTCGGTAGGGTGGGCGCCCCGAGCCCACGCGCAAGCCTGCACCTGTTAACTCGTTTGAACGCGCAGCGTCGATGCAGCCGCTGGCGGTTACCATTGCGTGCCCGCCTACGCATCGTTCCGCGTGGGCAGTTGAGATGGTCGGGGGACGATCTCAACAAAGTGCCCACCCTACGGCGGTGCGCCCGACGATCTTCAGTTCCGCAAGATACCGACAGCCTGTTGAACGCGTGGGCGGGGGACCCGCCCACCCTACGTCTCAGAACTTGTAGGTCAGGCGCGCATACACTGTCCTCCCCAGTGGATCCGTGTAGCGCGGATCGTAGCCGAGCTGGAAATTCGTCACCTGGTTGGTGAACGGCGGCTCCTCGTCGAACAGGTTCTTGATGCCGGCCGTCAGCTCGAACTGCTTGTTGCCCGTGAAAGTCGTCGACAGCGCCCAGGTCGAGTAGTGCCCGACATTGTTGGCGAACTCGGGCGCGACGGCCGTGTTCTGGTCCTGGTAGTGCGACATGTAGCGGTTCGAGAGGTTGAAGGTGTAGTCGCCCCGGACGAGCGTTACGAGCAGGTTGTGGCGCCAGCGGAACACGGGCGTGGCGTCGGCATAGCGTCCGGCGTTCTCGGTGTAAGGACCGCCGCGCTCGTTCTGGTAGTCGTACTTGTTGACGTAGGTGCCGTCGATCGAGAGGCTGAGGTTGCCGATCGGGCTGCGCGGCAGCCGGTACAGCAGCGACAGGTCGAGCCCGCGCGTGCGCACTTCCCCGAGGTTGCTGGTGATATCGAGCACGTAGTTCAGGCGCGTGCCGCTGGCGTCGTAGACGAACAGGTTCTGGTATTTCGGAAAGTTGCCGAAAATGGTCTGTTCCGCCAGCGCGCTGATCTGGTCCTTCAGGCGGATGTTCCAGTAGTCGGCCGATAGCGTCAGCGAGGGAATCGGTTCCAGCACGATCCCGGCACTCCAGGTGCGCGACCGTTCCGGCTGCAGGTTGGGATTGCCGCCGCCGCGGATGTTCTGCTGCTGCTCGCAGACGATGTTCGGATTGGCGCCGGGTATCGGCGTGCCGCCGGGACACAGTACCGGATCGTTGTAGGTGTCCGAACTGTTGGTGGTCGTCTGCGGGCCGAACAGGTCGAACAGGGTGGGGGCCCGGAAGCCCTTGTTGAACGAACTGCGCACCAGCAGTTGGCGGGTCGGCTGGTAACGCAGGGACACTTTCGGATTGAAGCTGCCGCCGACGTCGCTGTAGTGGTCGTAACGTGCGGCGAAGTTCAGTTCCAGGTCGCGGATGACGGGCACGTTCAGTTCGCTGAACAGGGCGCCGATGCTGCGCTGGCCCGACTGGTCCTGGGCATCGGCCGAGCCCGAGCTCGAGGCTTGCGAGGCCAGTGCCCGGTTGACGAAGTACTTGGCGCGGTCGCGGCGGAACTCGGCACCGATGGCGAATCCGAGCGGACCGCCCGGAAGGGTCATCAGGTCGCGGCTGGCGCGGGCGTCGACGGCGCTGCTGTTGATGCGCGCGTGCAGGTATTCGCCCAGCAGCAGCGAGTTTTGCAGGTAGTCCGCGCCCGCAGCGCTTTGCGGCCCGAACGGGTTCAGGATGCCGGCGGCCACACCTTCGATGACGCGCTGGTCGATCACGTAGCCGCCATCGAAAATGCTGCGCGCCCGGCCCAGCGAGTGCGAGATCGAGGCGTTGTAGTCCCAGCCGGCGAGTGTCCCTTCCAGGCTGGCGAGCAGGCGCGCGGTGCTGCTGCTGTCCTTGTTGAGCCGGCCGCCGGTTTCGGTGGGACGCCAGCTGATGTCGAGGTTTTCGCCCGTCAGACCCGGGAAGGCAGGGACAATGCCGTTGCCCGGATAATAGGGACTGGCCGACGTCATGGTGACGCCGATGTTCGACAGCGGTGGTGGCGCCACCCGTGCCTCGTTGGTGCTGCGGCCCCAGACGAATTCCAGGCTGGCAAGGTGGTTCGGCGTGAGCTGCCGGTTGATCCTGCCCATGGCGCTGTACTGGCGCGTTTCCGGGATGTTGTCGACGTACTGGGTGTAGTCGAATTCGCAGACCGGTTCGTCGGTGGCGGGCGCGGTGTCCGAGCGGGTCCGCGATGCCGCACCCGGCGGCTGGCAAGCGCTGGCAAAATATGGGTTGCCGGCAATGCCGAGGTCGGAAAAGAAGTTCGCCGGGAAGGTGGTGCGGCTGATTTCGTTCATGCCACGTTCCGGACGCACGCCGGTCCGCGAAAAGCTGCGGTCGGTCGCGCGCAGGGCGCTTTGCTGGTGGTAGTCGAGCACGCCGAACATGCTGTAGCCATCCCGGTTCAGGTCGCCCCAGCCGCCGGACAGATTGATGCGCTGTTCGTTGCCGCCGCCGCGGCGCAGCGGCTCGTAGCCTTCCACCGTGAGGGCACTCCCCTTGACCGTGCGCTTGGTGATGAAGTTGATCACGCCGCCGATGGCGTCGGTACCGTAGATGGCCGAGGCGCCGTCGCGCAAGACCTCGACGCGCTCGAGCGCGGCGATCGGGATGATGTTCAGGTCGACGGTGTCGGCGAAATACGGGTGGTTCGCGAGGCGCCGGCCATTGAGCAGCACCAGGGTCTTGTCGCCACCCAGAACCGCGCAGGTCGGCCACGGCGCGCCCGCCGGTGCCGGCGCCGACGGATGAGGAGCCGACGGTCGAGGTCTGATTCATCGGGATGGTATTGAGCACGTCCTGTGCGGTCGTCAGGCCCTGCTTGGCGAAGTCCGCCGCACGGATGGTCGTGATGGGCAGCGAGGTTTCGGCCGCGATCCGCTTGATCGAGGAACCCGTCACTTCGACGCGCTGGATCGGCTGGTCGCCAGCCATTTCCTGTGCCATGGCGAACGGGCCCGCAAGCAGGCTCAGGCCAGCCGCCGCGCCGAACAGCCGGCGCAGGGAACGGGACAAGATGGTTTCATTCATTTCCGGCTCCTGGTATCGGTTATGTGTGCTTGCCTTGATCGGTAATGCGTGCTTTCCTTGTGCCCGCTCGCCATGGTCGTGCGCGGAGTGACCAACGACAGAGACGTGCATCGGCGCTGCGGGTGACGAAACGAGTCTTGCATCGCGACCCATGATTCGGGTGACTTCACACAAAAAAGAGCGGGTTTTGTCGAAGCAGTGCGGCGCGACAGGCGATGCATGGGGGAAGACGTCACATGCGCGCCACAAATCCTTGTGGGCCTGAGGCAGGTGGGTGACCGGGAGCGCGGCAGTAGGTCCGGCATTGCCGCTGCCGGCGCTTCGCCCGGCGCAACGATGACGTGGGCGGCAACTGCGTACCGCGGCGGCTGACCGTCGCCCGCAGCGACGGCCGCGACCCGCCGCCCGCCGCAGCAGCCCATTACCGCAGTCGCAGCCACCACAGGGGCCCACCACTGCGGCCCACCACAGAGGTCCACCACTGGGGCTTACCACCGCGGCCCCGACTTCGGCCCGGCTTCTGGCCGGACTTCGGGCCCGACTTCGGCCCGCCACCATGGCCCACCACCGCGACCGATCATCGCGGCCCGAACGACTTGCACGGGCCGCTTGCCGCACTCAGAAGGTGTAGCGGGCGCCCACCATGAAGGTGCGTCCGACCGCGCCCAGGTAGTCGAGCGGGTTATAGGCCTGCGCGCCATAGGTCAGCGGATCGAGCGGCGCTACCTTGTCGAACAGGTTCTCGATCGTGCCGAACACTTCCCAGCCCGGCCGCGGCTTCCAGCGCAGTACCAGGTCGAAGGTGGTAAAGGAGGGCAGTTCGCAGCCGCTCGGCGCATCCTGGCCGTTGGCGAAGTGGCTGGCGCAGCCGTCCGGGTCGCCCTTGAACAGGACGTTGTCGATCGGCCCGCGGTAGTTGGCGTTGAGCGCCACGCGCCAGTCGCCACGGTCCCAGGCTGCCCGCAGGTTGATGCGGTGGTCGGGCGTGCCGATGCAGTTGGTGACGTCGCAATTGCCATGGGTACCGGCGAAGTCGCGCTCGCTGCCGTCCTGTTCGGTGCGCAGCCACTTGTCGAGGAAGGTCCATTTTCCGTCGAGCAGGAGGTTGCCCCAGTCGCCAGGCAGGCGCAACGTGTGGCGGGCGTCGAGGTCGATGCCGCGCACCTTGGTCGAGGCCGAGTTCACGTAGTTCGCCAGCACGGCCGTGATGGCGCCGGGGTCGCCCGGGATGCCTGCCTGGGCCGTGCTGGGATCGCGTGCGACCTGGCCGCGGGCAATGGCGACATCGGTCAGTTCTGGTTGATCTCGTTCTTGCGCTTGATCTGCCAGAAGTCGACCGAAATGCTGGTACGCGGCAGTGGATCCCAGATGATGCCGAAGTTCAGGCTGCGCGAACGCTCCGGTTCCAGTGCCGGGTTGGGCGAGGTGATGACGGCGATCGCCGCCGGATCGCAGGCCGTTTCCACGCCCGGGTTGCAGCGCAGCGGATCCTCGGCGGTGGAAAACGCCGCCAGGCCGCCGACGCCGTTTTCGGCCGCACTCGGCGCACGGAAGCCGCGCGCAAACGTGCTGCGCAGGGCCAGTTGGCGCATCGGCTGCCATTTGACGCCGACTTTCGGCGTCCGGAATTGCCGACATCGGTGAAATGATCCCAGCGCAATGCGCCGGTCACTTCCAGGCCCGGCAGCACGGGCGCCAGCGCCTCGCCGTACAGCGCGAAGACGTTGCGCGAACCGCGATAGGCGGGTAGCCCAGGCCGATCACGTTGCCGCGCTCGGTGCCAGTGGTGGGTTGCAACTCGGTTTCCTCGCGCCGCCATTCGGCGCCCACCGCGACGCCGATGGCGCCGCCGGCCAGCTTGCCGAACTCGCGCGTGGCCTTGACGTCGCCCTGGACGATCTTGGTCTGGGCGTCGTTCGAGATCATCGGCGAGAGCGCCGCGTACAGGGCCGGGCTGTTGAGGCCGGCGTTTTCGCCGATACGCCAGACGCTACCTATCGGCAGCGCGGCGTAGGCCGGACTGGTGGCCAGCGCCGCCGCGATGTTGGCGGCACTGGGGTCGAGCAGGGCGAAAGCGACGTCGCGCTGCAGTTGGCCATAGCGTTCGTTGGAGACGGTGTTGCGCGAGAACAGGAGAGAAGTGTCGTACTCCCAGCCGGCGACGCTTCCCTTGACTCCGGCCAGCGCACGTACGAAGAAGGCGTCGATGTTCGAGACGCGCGGGCCGACGTCGCCGGACCAGGTAGCGCAGCCGCGCGGCCGTGCCGAAGTAGGGGTTGTCGGGATGGTTGGGACCGAGGCGCACGCCGGCGTTGCTGACTGGCCCGCCGGGATAGCCGACGTTGGCGCTGACGGTGCTCGGGGTGGTCGAGGACGAGGACTGGCTGCTGTACAGGTTCAGCTCGGCGTAGCCTTCGATGGCGGGCGTGATGCGCCAGGTGCCGCGCCCGAACAGGCTGTAGTTTTCCTGCTCGGGCTGGATCTGGTTGTAGGCCAGCGTCGAGTCGATCAGGCAGCCGCCGCCGGGGTCGCCCTGCGGGTGGCTGGTGAAGTTCGCGCAGGCGGCGCCGGGGAAGGTGCGGGTGAAGCCGGATGCCGGGTCGAGGCTGCCGCGGTTGAAGTAATCGAGGGTGGCCGGGTTGCGCACGTTGCCGTTGATGGCGCTGCCGGCGGCATTGTTGCCGGTGATCGCCCCGGTGCCGCCGAGCGCTTCCACGGGCCGAGTAGCCCCACTGGCGCAGGTCGATGCGGCCGATGTAGCGGCGGTCCGAGCGGTCGCGCAGCCAGATGTCGTTCAGGCGCTTGAACTCGAAATTGAGCAGCACGTTGTAGCGGTCGGCATCGAGGTCGCCGAAGCCATGGGTGATGGCCAGGTTCTGTTCCTCGCCGTCCCACTCCTGGGTGATGCCGAGGGCGCCGCGCACCGTGGTGCCCTTGAAGTCGCGCCGCAGGATGATATTGACGACGCCGGCAATGGCATCGGAACCGTAGATGGCGGAGGCGCCGTCCTTCAGGATTTCGATGCGGTCGACGGCGTCGGTGGGGATGACGTTCAGGTCGGTGAAGACTTTCTGGCCGTCGTCGGCCAGGCCATACGGCGCCATGCGGCGGCCGTTGAGCAGCACCAGGGTGGACGCGGTACCCAGGCCGCGCAGCGAGATGCCCGAGGCGCCGGCGGCGAAGCCGTTGCCGAAGGTGGTCGGCACCGAGCCCCGGTTGTCCACCGCCGGGGTCTGCAGCAATTCGGAGACGGTGCTCTTGCCCGAGCGCTCGATGTCGGCACGGTTGACGGTCAGCACCGACGAGGCGGTTTCGGCTTCGGCGCGGCGGATATTACTGCCGGTAACGACCACGCGCGCGACCGGCCGCTCGGCCGCTTCCTGGACCTGCGCGCCGGGAGTGGCGATCAGCGCCAGGCCGATCGCGCCGCTGCCGGCGAACAGGCGGCGGACCGATCGGGATAACAGTGTTTCAATCATGTCAGGACTCCAGGTCAAATGAAAATCCCGGTCCTGGGCCGCGGTTGATGCATCTCATGTGCTAGACGAAAAGAAATTGATTGCACACAAGAAGAACGCTTGCCGGACGGGGGCTTGTCCTGACTTTTGCATTACTGATAATGGCCTGTCTGATATCTCTCAATCGTCGGTCAGCCGTCGGGAGGACTGTCGGTTTAACGCAACCGCTTGCCGGCAACAGGGGCGGGGACGGTGAAATCCGCGGTGCAGCCGCCCGGCGGGCCGTGGACAAAAAGCCTTGCCAATGCTCACGACTTGGCGGTATAGTCGTTTTGACCTTTTTCGGATCCGTCCATGCGCCACGCTGCCTTCTTTACCTGCTATTTTTGGTTTCGCCATTCCGGCCCCCAGGCGGTGGAATAGCGGCAGGTTCACGCAACAAAGAGACCCGACCGAACAACCAGAAACCGCCAGCGATGGCGGTTTTTTTATTTCAGACCCATCCACGGAGTGACCGCATGCCCCGCACCGACGACCTACGCATCCGCGAAATGAAGGAACTCACGCCGCCCTCGCACCTCATCCGCGAGTTTCCGGTGACCGCCGCGGCAGAGGAGACCGCGAGCGCGTCGCGCGTGGCCCTGCACCGCATCCTGCACGGCCAGGACGACCGCCTGATGGTCGTGATCGGCCCGTGCTCGATCCACGACCCGCAAGCGGCGCTCGAGTATGCGCGGCGCCTGGCCGAACAGCGCCGGCGCTTTGCAGGCGAACTCGAGATCGTGATGCGGGTCTATTTCGAGAAGCCGCGCACGACGGTGGGCTGGAAGGGCATGATCAACGACCCCTACATGGACAACAGCTTCCGCATCAACGACGGCCTGCGCATGGCACGCGAGCTGCTGCGCGCGGTCAACGAGATGGGCCTGCCCGCCGGCACAGAATTCCTCGACGTGATCAGCCCGCAGTACATCGCCGACCTGATCAGCTGGGGCGCAATCGGCGCGCGCACCACCGAGTCGCAGGTGCACCGCGAGCTGGCGTCCGGCCTGTCCTGTCCGGTCGGCTTCAAGAACGGTACCGACGGCAACATCAAGATCGCGGCCGACGCCATGAAGGCGGCCTCGCAGCCGCACCATTTCCTGTCGGTGACGAAAGGGGGCCATTCGGCCATCGTCTCGACCGCCGGCAACGAGGATTGCCACATCATCCTGCGCGGCGGCAAGACGCCGAACTACGATGCCGCCAGCGTCGAGGAGGCCTGCCGCCAGCTGGCCGCGAACGGGCTGGCCAGCCGCCTGATGATCGACGCCTCGCACGCCAACAGCAGCAAGAATCCGCAGAACCAGGTGCCGGTGTGTGCCGATATCGCGCGCCAGGTTGCCGGCGGCGAGGGGCGCATCGTCGGCGTGATGGTCGAGTCGCACCTGCTGGCGGGACGCCAGGACCTGGTGCCGGGGCAGGAACTGACTTACGGCCAGTCGGTCACCGACGGCTGCATCGACTGGGATACCAGCGTCGGGGTGCTGGAAGGGCTGGCAGCCGCGGTACGCCAGCGCCGCCTGCGCGGGGATGCCGAGTAAGCGAAACGGACAGACATGAAAGACGGCGGATCGCCCGGCCGCAGCCTCGCGTTCGCCTTCCTGCATTTGCGTTATCGTTACGCCTTTTGACCAAAGCCGGGCGGGCAGGGCCCGTGGCACAGGACGGCTTCATGTTGGCTTACATACTAAGGCGGCTGTGGCAGATGCTGCCGACCATGGCGGGCGTGATCGTGCTCGTCTTCGTGCTGTTCAACTGGGTGGGCGGCGACCCGGCCTATCTGCTGGCCGGGAAGATGGCCGATGCCCAGGCGATCGCCAACATCCGCGCCCAGCTCGGCATTGACCAGCCGGCCTGGGTGCAGCTGGGGATTTTCCTGAAGCAGATCGTGACCTTTGATTTCGGCAACGCCTGGAGCACGGGCGAGCCGGTGGCGGACATCATCGCGAGCCGCCTTGGCCCGTCGCTGACGGTGCTGGTGCCGCTGACCGTGCTCGAAACCCTGTTCGGGATCGCGCTGGCCCTGGCCATCGCCTTCGTGCGCGGCTCGCTGACCGACCGCGCGGTGATGGTAGCGTGCACGGTGGGAATGTCGATCTCGATCCTGGTCTACATCATCGTGTTCCAGTATTTCTTCGCCTACAAGCTTGGACTGTTCCCGGTGCAGGGCTGGGGCGCCAGCCTGGGTGAAAACCTGCTGCACTATGCGCTGCTGCCGATCATCATTGGCCTGGCGGTATCGATCGCGCCCACCTTGCGCCTGTACCGCAGCTTCGTGCTCGATGAAGCGAACCAGGATTATGTGCGCACGGCGCGCGCCAAGGGTCTGAGCGAGCGCCGCATCGTCTGGGTGCACGTGCTGCGCAACGCCGCCATTCCCATCATCACGCACGTGATGGCGAATCTGCCGGCGCTCCTGATCGGGGCCTTTCTCCTCGAGCGTTTCTTTGGCATTCCCGGCATCGGCCGCGAAGTGATCCTGGCCGTCGAACGCAGCGATTTTCCGGTGATCAAAGCCATCACCGTGTATGTCGCGGCCGCAACGATGGTATTCAATCTGCTGGCCGACCTGCTCTACGGGGCGGTCGATCCACGGGTGCAGCTGAAATGATGGGCGCCATGCAGCAGCACGCCGTGTCGCCCGGCCTGTGGGCACTTGCCTGGCGCCGCTTGCGCGCCGACAGATTGGCGCTGGCCGCGCTGGCAGTGGTCGTCCTGTTCCTGCTGACGCTGGCGCTGTCTGCTGCCGGCATGGTCGCCGCCGATTGGGAAGAGGAGGTGGCGGTGAACTACGCGCCGCCGACGTTTGTGGGCGCCGATCCCGCCACCGTGGCGCTGGCCCGGCCGCCGGAGCCCGTGCCGCCGAACGCCTTCGACCCGCTGGCGGCCGAACTGGAGGCGCTCAAGGCGCAGGTGCGGCGCACGCACCCGCCGCGCCCGAAAGCCTTGACGCTGACCTTCGGCGCCGACAAATGGGGCCACGATATCCTCAAGAAAACGGTCAAGGGCGGCGAGACCTCGATCGTGGTCGGCCTGGTGGCGGCTTTCCTGGCGGTGGCGCTGGGCACGCTGTTCGGCGCGCTGTCCGGATTCCATGGCGGCCTGGTCGACGATTTCTTCAACTGGTTCTACAGCATTTTTACCTCGATTCCCTCGATCCTGATGATCCTCACGGTGGCGGCCGTGCTGCAGCAGAAGGGCGTGACGACGATCGTGCTGATCCTGGGCCTGACCGGCTGGACCGGACCCTACCGCCTGATGCGCGCCGAATACATCAAGCACAAGGCACGCGAATACGTGCTGGCGGCGGATGCGATCGGCGCTTCGAACTGGCGCAAGATGTTTTCGCACATTTTCCCGAACGTCTCGCACGTGGCCCTGGTGCAGGTGTCGATCCTGGTGGTGGGCTTCATCAAGGCCGAGGTGAT from Massilia sp. Se16.2.3 carries:
- a CDS encoding TonB-dependent receptor domain-containing protein, giving the protein MLANYVNSASTKVRGIDLDARHTLRLPGDWGNLLLDGKWTFLDKWLRTEQDGSERDFAGTHGNCDVTNCIGTPDHRINLRAAWDRGDWRVALNANYRGPIDNVLFKGDPDGCASHFANGQDAPSGCELPSFTTFDLVLRWKPRPGWEVFGTIENLFDKVAPLDPLTYGAQAYNPLDYLGAVGRTFMVGARYTF
- a CDS encoding ABC transporter permease, which produces MLAYILRRLWQMLPTMAGVIVLVFVLFNWVGGDPAYLLAGKMADAQAIANIRAQLGIDQPAWVQLGIFLKQIVTFDFGNAWSTGEPVADIIASRLGPSLTVLVPLTVLETLFGIALALAIAFVRGSLTDRAVMVACTVGMSISILVYIIVFQYFFAYKLGLFPVQGWGASLGENLLHYALLPIIIGLAVSIAPTLRLYRSFVLDEANQDYVRTARAKGLSERRIVWVHVLRNAAIPIITHVMANLPALLIGAFLLERFFGIPGIGREVILAVERSDFPVIKAITVYVAAATMVFNLLADLLYGAVDPRVQLK
- a CDS encoding TonB-dependent receptor domain-containing protein, which gives rise to MRQLALRSTFARGFRAPSAAENGVGGLAAFSTAEDPLRCNPGVETACDPAAIAVITSPNPALEPERSRSLNFGIIWDPLPRTSISVDFWQIKRKNEINQN
- a CDS encoding ABC transporter permease, which codes for MMGAMQQHAVSPGLWALAWRRLRADRLALAALAVVVLFLLTLALSAAGMVAADWEEEVAVNYAPPTFVGADPATVALARPPEPVPPNAFDPLAAELEALKAQVRRTHPPRPKALTLTFGADKWGHDILKKTVKGGETSIVVGLVAAFLAVALGTLFGALSGFHGGLVDDFFNWFYSIFTSIPSILMILTVAAVLQQKGVTTIVLILGLTGWTGPYRLMRAEYIKHKAREYVLAADAIGASNWRKMFSHIFPNVSHVALVQVSILVVGFIKAEVILSFLGFGVPVGTVSWGSMLNEAQNELILGKWWQLTAAAGAMALLVTAFSLFTDALRDALDPKLK
- the aroG gene encoding 3-deoxy-7-phosphoheptulonate synthase AroG, with product MPRTDDLRIREMKELTPPSHLIREFPVTAAAEETASASRVALHRILHGQDDRLMVVIGPCSIHDPQAALEYARRLAEQRRRFAGELEIVMRVYFEKPRTTVGWKGMINDPYMDNSFRINDGLRMARELLRAVNEMGLPAGTEFLDVISPQYIADLISWGAIGARTTESQVHRELASGLSCPVGFKNGTDGNIKIAADAMKAASQPHHFLSVTKGGHSAIVSTAGNEDCHIILRGGKTPNYDAASVEEACRQLAANGLASRLMIDASHANSSKNPQNQVPVCADIARQVAGGEGRIVGVMVESHLLAGRQDLVPGQELTYGQSVTDGCIDWDTSVGVLEGLAAAVRQRRLRGDAE
- a CDS encoding TonB-dependent receptor domain-containing protein; protein product: MLLNGRRLANHPYFADTVDLNIIPIAALERVEVLRDGASAIYGTDAIGGVINFITKRTVKGSALTVEGYEPLRRGGGNEQRINLSGGWGDLNRDGYSMFGVLDYHQQSALRATDRSFSRTGVRPERGMNEISRTTFPANFFSDLGIAGNPYFASACQPPGAASRTRSDTAPATDEPVCEFDYTQYVDNIPETRQYSAMGRINRQLTPNHLASLEFVWGRSTNEARVAPPPLSNIGVTMTSASPYYPGNGIVPAFPGLTGENLDISWRPTETGGRLNKDSSSTARLLASLEGTLAGWDYNASISHSLGRARSIFDGGYVIDQRVIEGVAAGILNPFGPQSAAGADYLQNSLLLGEYLHARINSSAVDARASRDLMTLPGGPLGFAIGAEFRRDRAKYFVNRALASQASSSGSADAQDQSGQRSIGALFSELNVPVIRDLELNFAARYDHYSDVGGSFNPKVSLRYQPTRQLLVRSSFNKGFRAPTLFDLFGPQTTTNSSDTYNDPVLCPGGTPIPGANPNIVCEQQQNIRGGGNPNLQPERSRTWSAGIVLEPIPSLTLSADYWNIRLKDQISALAEQTIFGNFPKYQNLFVYDASGTRLNYVLDITSNLGEVRTRGLDLSLLYRLPRSPIGNLSLSIDGTYVNKYDYQNERGGPYTENAGRYADATPVFRWRHNLLVTLVRGDYTFNLSNRYMSHYQDQNTAVAPEFANNVGHYSTWALSTTFTGNKQFELTAGIKNLFDEEPPFTNQVTNFQLGYDPRYTDPLGRTVYARLTYKF
- the tldD gene encoding metalloprotease TldD, whose product is MTPFEPNLSSLAVARDVLLTPFGLDEGKLLRTLGTMFTHKVDYADLYFQFTKSEGWSLEEGIVKTGSFSIDQGVGVRAISGEKTAFAYSDEISEIALLDAAAATRTIARAGSGRVKVAASTTPTGGRSLYLPNDPLASLDATAKVRLLERVEKIARAKDPRVVQVMAGLAGEYDVVLVVRSDGVLAADIRPLVRVSVTVIAEQNGRRETGSSGGGGRYDYGYFSDELLERYAEEAVKSAVVNLDARPAPAGPMTIVLGPGWPGVLLHEAVGHGLEGDFNRKGSSAYAGMIGQRVAAKGVTVVDDGTLQDRRGSLNMDDEGNPTQCTTLIEDGILKGYIQDTMNARLMKMPVTGNARRESFAHLPMPRMTNTYMLAGDKDPAEILASVKNGLYAVNFGGGQVDITNGKFVFSASEAYMIEDGKITYPVKGATLIGNGPEVMNRISMIGNDMALDSGVGVCGKEGQSVPVGVGQPTLRIDGVTVGGTA